The Agromyces sp. LHK192 genome includes a window with the following:
- a CDS encoding Glu/Leu/Phe/Val dehydrogenase, with protein sequence MSLTVDNVVAAASAPIATPLADARAQLAEAIALLGYGEGTHQLLATPRRELTVAVPLRTDTGETRLFTGYRVQHNFSRGPAKGGLRYAPNVDLDEVRALAMWMTWKCALLDVPYGGAKGGIAIDPRAHSTAELERVTRRYTSEILPIIGPERDIPAPDIGTDERTMAWIMDTYSVNSGYTVPGIVTGKPIALGGSQGRASATSRGVTHIALAALRHAGFEPSRSTAAVQGFGKVGADTARFLAEAGVRVTAVSDQYGAILNASGLHVDALIDHVRETGSVVGFTGAEPIDRDALLTQPVDLLVPAAVEGVLHEGNAADVQARVVVEGANGPTTPAADRILRERDVLVVPDILANAGGVIVSYFEWVQANQAYWWRADEVESRLEERMLSAWECVLGYAGARGLSLRTAATALAVERVAEAHRLRGLYP encoded by the coding sequence ATGAGCCTCACGGTCGACAACGTCGTCGCCGCCGCATCCGCGCCCATCGCGACCCCGCTCGCGGACGCCCGCGCGCAGCTCGCCGAGGCCATCGCGCTGCTCGGCTACGGCGAGGGCACCCACCAGTTGCTCGCGACCCCGCGGCGCGAGCTGACGGTCGCCGTGCCGCTGCGCACCGACACGGGCGAGACCCGGCTCTTCACCGGGTACCGGGTGCAGCACAACTTCTCGCGCGGCCCCGCCAAGGGCGGCCTGCGGTACGCGCCGAACGTCGACCTCGACGAGGTGCGCGCGCTCGCCATGTGGATGACCTGGAAGTGCGCCCTGCTCGACGTGCCGTACGGCGGCGCGAAGGGCGGCATCGCGATCGACCCGCGCGCGCACTCCACCGCGGAGCTCGAGCGGGTGACGCGCCGGTACACGAGCGAGATCCTGCCGATCATCGGGCCCGAGCGCGACATCCCCGCGCCCGACATCGGCACCGACGAGCGCACCATGGCCTGGATCATGGACACCTACTCGGTGAACTCCGGGTACACCGTGCCCGGCATCGTCACCGGCAAGCCGATCGCGCTCGGCGGCTCGCAGGGTCGCGCCTCCGCGACCAGCCGCGGGGTCACGCACATCGCGCTCGCCGCCCTGCGCCACGCGGGGTTCGAGCCGTCGCGTTCGACCGCGGCCGTCCAGGGCTTCGGCAAGGTCGGCGCCGACACCGCCCGGTTCCTCGCCGAGGCCGGCGTCCGCGTCACCGCCGTCAGCGACCAGTACGGGGCGATCCTGAACGCGTCCGGCCTCCACGTCGACGCGCTCATCGACCACGTCCGCGAGACCGGTTCGGTGGTCGGGTTCACCGGCGCCGAGCCGATCGACCGCGACGCGCTGCTCACCCAGCCCGTCGACCTCCTCGTCCCCGCCGCCGTCGAGGGCGTGCTGCACGAGGGCAACGCAGCCGACGTGCAGGCCAGGGTCGTCGTCGAGGGCGCCAACGGGCCCACGACGCCGGCCGCCGACCGCATCCTGCGCGAGCGCGACGTGCTTGTCGTGCCCGACATCCTCGCGAACGCCGGCGGCGTGATCGTCTCGTACTTCGAGTGGGTGCAGGCCAACCAGGCCTACTGGTGGCGCGCCGACGAGGTCGAGAGCAGACTGGAGGAGCGCATGCTGAGCGCGTGGGAGTGCGTGCTCGGCTACGCAGGGGCCAGGGGGCTGTCCCTGCGCACCGCCGCGACCGCGCTCGCCGTCGAACGCGTCGCCGAGGCGCACCGCCTCCGCGGCCTCTATCCCTGA
- a CDS encoding ABC transporter ATP-binding protein, which translates to MSRGGADAAGGGRLVVDGLEKHYELDGAQVPVVKGVTFTIEPGTFTSLLGPSGCGKTTTLRCVAGLETSNGGTISLDDTVLSTGTKHVSPDRRDVGMVFQNYAIWPHMTVFANAVFPLQVSANRLPKAQARRRAMEALELVQLDGYAHRPATALSGGQQQRLALARALAHRPKLLLLDEPLSNLDAKLRDTMRNELRSLQQQLGITALYVTHDQSEALSMSDRVAVMHQGRIVQEAAPRDLYYRPADRFVADFVGRVNLIPGVVRERGSDGEAFVEAFGSRLETPCPSEVGPGDDVTVTFRPESVRWHAAAVDRPNLLPARVARVEFLGEIVEYEAEVLDGETAVGSIIARGAPLDSPEAGSTVFLELAPHACRVLAA; encoded by the coding sequence ATGAGCAGGGGCGGCGCCGACGCGGCGGGCGGCGGGCGGCTCGTCGTCGACGGGCTCGAGAAGCACTACGAGCTCGACGGCGCGCAGGTGCCGGTCGTCAAGGGCGTGACGTTCACGATCGAACCCGGCACGTTCACGTCGCTGCTCGGGCCGTCGGGTTGCGGCAAGACGACGACGCTGCGGTGCGTGGCCGGCCTCGAGACCAGCAACGGCGGCACGATCTCGCTCGACGACACCGTGCTCTCCACCGGCACGAAGCACGTCTCGCCCGACCGGCGCGACGTCGGGATGGTGTTCCAGAACTACGCGATCTGGCCGCACATGACCGTCTTCGCGAACGCGGTGTTCCCGCTCCAGGTGTCGGCGAACCGGCTGCCGAAGGCGCAGGCCCGCCGGCGCGCGATGGAGGCCCTCGAGCTCGTCCAGCTCGACGGCTACGCGCACCGGCCCGCCACGGCGCTGTCGGGCGGCCAGCAGCAGCGGCTCGCCCTGGCCCGGGCGCTCGCGCACCGGCCGAAGCTGCTGCTGCTGGACGAACCGCTCTCGAACCTCGACGCGAAGCTGCGCGACACGATGCGCAACGAGCTGCGGAGCCTCCAGCAGCAGCTCGGCATCACCGCCCTCTACGTCACGCACGACCAGTCCGAGGCGCTGTCGATGTCGGACCGCGTCGCCGTGATGCATCAGGGCCGCATCGTGCAGGAGGCCGCCCCGCGCGACCTCTACTACCGCCCGGCCGACCGCTTCGTCGCCGACTTCGTCGGCCGCGTCAACCTGATCCCCGGCGTCGTGCGCGAGCGCGGCTCCGACGGCGAGGCATTCGTCGAGGCGTTCGGCTCCCGGCTCGAGACGCCCTGTCCGAGCGAGGTCGGCCCGGGCGACGACGTGACGGTCACCTTCCGGCCCGAGAGCGTGCGCTGGCACGCCGCCGCGGTCGACCGGCCCAACCTGCTGCCGGCCAGGGTGGCCCGGGTCGAGTTCCTCGGCGAGATCGTCGAGTACGAGGCCGAGGTGCTCGACGGCGAGACCGCCGTCGGCAGCATCATCGCGCGCGGCGCACCGCTCGACTCGCCCGAGGCGGGCAGCACCGTCTTCCTCGAACTCGCCCCCCACGCGTGCCGGGTGCTCGCGGCGTAA
- a CDS encoding LVIVD repeat-containing protein: MAGSPYVPDAKKYRPEDFRRVAGEPADPEPGTWGMQPDGTFLPPAHTPSVPRDVFVDWPGQLDYRDPETYALNATAEAFYPIVVNTSHSWQCIYDVDGVRYMLHYGGGNHWKLYDITDPRDLKVVDEEQWGWDDPRPQFGATTVQWNEARGAYLAIQASETPRYFLKGRVANKWIDDTVEGQLTEWEGLRGFRVFEVNGPSPRDWTLITEMSTDPSHGPDEIQEGNGVLDLPVYYGDKYLFVATAPDNTFTNQPYKTTLWTAGHAAYDLSDPAKPELLSQWWVPGSRAGEEDDSPYLADNDRWNNRTSWFGSRMGVFMPRSVESGWKYGYAAQGGQGFFVLDVSDPTDIHHVGWCELPTSVAGTEGDNVDTTQVEETGYVYVSGYPMNTDCYEPAKEIYQVDVSDPTNPRVVRTLPRPLPPAEAKFTDWAQRRGSFGPKRSGYFTNTGTPHGGVVPYAFYAAGLQIFDVRDPEDPKVGAYFVPPMGLKDDDDLAAPVHGIFVEWDRNLIWLFANHGIYAVSTPLLGEPVVGLPAEASDR; the protein is encoded by the coding sequence ATGGCCGGCTCCCCCTACGTGCCCGATGCGAAGAAGTACCGCCCCGAGGATTTCCGACGGGTCGCCGGTGAACCGGCCGACCCCGAGCCCGGAACCTGGGGCATGCAGCCCGACGGCACCTTCCTGCCCCCGGCGCACACGCCGTCGGTCCCGCGCGACGTGTTCGTCGACTGGCCCGGCCAGCTCGACTACCGCGACCCCGAGACCTACGCGCTCAACGCGACCGCCGAGGCGTTCTACCCGATCGTGGTCAACACGAGCCACTCGTGGCAGTGCATCTACGACGTCGACGGCGTGCGGTACATGCTGCACTACGGCGGCGGCAACCACTGGAAGCTCTACGACATCACCGACCCGCGCGACCTGAAGGTCGTCGACGAGGAGCAGTGGGGCTGGGACGACCCGCGCCCGCAGTTCGGCGCGACGACCGTGCAGTGGAACGAGGCCCGCGGCGCGTACCTCGCCATCCAGGCCAGCGAGACCCCGCGATACTTCCTCAAGGGCCGGGTCGCGAACAAGTGGATCGACGACACCGTCGAGGGACAGCTCACGGAGTGGGAGGGCCTGCGCGGCTTCCGCGTCTTCGAGGTGAACGGCCCGAGCCCGCGCGACTGGACCCTCATCACCGAGATGTCGACCGACCCGAGCCACGGTCCGGACGAGATCCAGGAGGGCAACGGCGTCCTGGACCTGCCCGTCTACTACGGCGACAAGTACCTCTTCGTCGCGACGGCGCCCGACAACACCTTCACCAACCAGCCGTACAAGACCACGCTTTGGACGGCCGGTCACGCCGCATACGACCTCTCCGACCCGGCCAAGCCGGAGCTGCTCTCGCAGTGGTGGGTGCCCGGCTCGCGTGCCGGCGAGGAGGACGACTCGCCGTACCTGGCGGACAACGACCGCTGGAACAACCGCACCTCGTGGTTCGGCTCGCGCATGGGCGTCTTCATGCCCCGCTCGGTCGAGTCGGGCTGGAAGTACGGCTACGCCGCCCAGGGCGGGCAGGGCTTCTTCGTGCTGGACGTCTCGGACCCGACCGACATCCACCACGTCGGCTGGTGCGAGCTGCCGACCAGCGTCGCCGGCACCGAGGGCGACAACGTCGACACGACCCAGGTCGAGGAGACCGGATACGTCTACGTCTCGGGCTACCCGATGAACACCGACTGCTATGAGCCGGCCAAGGAGATCTACCAGGTCGACGTCAGCGACCCGACGAACCCGAGGGTCGTCCGCACCCTGCCGCGACCGCTGCCGCCCGCCGAGGCGAAGTTCACCGACTGGGCGCAGCGCCGCGGCTCGTTCGGGCCGAAGCGCTCGGGCTACTTCACGAACACCGGCACGCCGCACGGCGGCGTCGTCCCCTACGCCTTCTACGCGGCCGGGCTCCAGATCTTCGACGTGCGCGACCCCGAGGACCCGAAGGTCGGCGCCTACTTCGTGCCGCCGATGGGGTTGAAGGACGACGACGACCTCGCCGCCCCCGTGCACGGGATCTTCGTCGAGTGGGACCGCAACCTCATCTGGCTGTTCGCGAACCATGGCATCTACGCCGTGTCCACCCCGCTGCTCGGCGAACCCGTCGTCGGGCTGCCCGCCGAGGCATCCGACCGATGA
- a CDS encoding NAD-dependent succinate-semialdehyde dehydrogenase yields MTLATHETDLLDRVASGLYIGGEWVDAEDGRTMTVADPSTGDVIKEIADASPADGMRALDAAVAAQDEWAATAPRERAELLRRAFDTLIARREEFALLMTLEMGKPLAEARGEVNYGGEFLRWFSEEAVRINGRYGLNPEGTGRIVVSQRPVGPSFFITPWNFPLAMATRKIAPALAAGCTVVVKPAALTPLTTIAFVQLLEEVGLPKGVVNVVTTSKSSALSSPIIADPRLRKLSFTGSTEVGRSLMRDAAQGILRTSMELGGNAPFVVFEDADLDKAVDGAMVAKFRNIGQACTAANRFIVHESVAGEFARRVAERVAAFKVGRGTDDGVGIGPLIDEKAVASTDELVQDAVGKGAKILVGGAPLDGAGSFYAPTVLGDVSADARLLKEEIFGPVLGITTFSTEDDAVRLANDTEYGLISYVFTQDLARGHRMIDRLATGMMGLNTGLVSNAAAPFGGVKQSGIGREGGAEGIHEYLDTKYTLIPLG; encoded by the coding sequence ATGACCCTCGCAACGCACGAAACCGACCTCCTCGACCGCGTCGCCTCCGGCCTCTACATCGGCGGCGAGTGGGTCGACGCCGAGGACGGCCGCACGATGACGGTCGCCGATCCGTCGACTGGCGACGTGATCAAGGAGATCGCGGATGCCTCGCCGGCCGATGGCATGCGCGCCCTCGATGCCGCGGTCGCCGCGCAGGACGAGTGGGCCGCGACCGCGCCGCGCGAGCGGGCCGAGCTGCTGCGCCGCGCCTTCGACACGCTCATCGCGCGCCGCGAGGAGTTCGCGCTGCTGATGACGCTCGAGATGGGCAAGCCGCTCGCCGAGGCGCGCGGCGAGGTGAACTACGGCGGCGAGTTCCTCCGCTGGTTCAGCGAGGAGGCCGTGCGCATCAACGGCCGCTACGGGCTCAACCCCGAGGGCACCGGCCGTATCGTCGTGTCGCAGCGCCCCGTCGGGCCGTCGTTCTTCATCACGCCGTGGAACTTCCCGCTCGCGATGGCGACCCGCAAGATCGCCCCCGCGCTCGCCGCGGGCTGCACCGTCGTCGTGAAGCCGGCAGCGCTCACGCCGCTCACGACCATCGCGTTCGTGCAGCTGCTCGAGGAGGTCGGGCTGCCGAAGGGCGTCGTCAACGTCGTCACCACGTCGAAGTCGAGCGCGCTGTCGAGCCCGATCATCGCCGACCCGCGGCTGCGCAAGCTGAGCTTCACCGGATCGACCGAGGTCGGCCGCAGCCTCATGCGCGACGCCGCCCAGGGGATCCTGCGCACGTCGATGGAGCTCGGCGGCAACGCGCCGTTCGTCGTCTTCGAGGACGCCGACCTCGACAAGGCGGTCGACGGCGCGATGGTCGCGAAGTTCCGCAACATCGGGCAGGCGTGCACGGCCGCGAACCGCTTCATCGTGCACGAGTCGGTCGCCGGCGAGTTCGCGCGCCGGGTAGCCGAGCGCGTCGCCGCGTTCAAGGTCGGTCGGGGGACCGACGACGGCGTCGGCATCGGTCCGCTGATCGACGAGAAGGCCGTCGCCTCGACGGACGAGCTGGTCCAGGACGCCGTGGGCAAGGGCGCGAAGATCCTGGTCGGGGGAGCGCCGCTCGACGGCGCGGGCTCGTTCTACGCGCCGACGGTGCTCGGCGATGTCTCGGCCGACGCCCGCCTGCTGAAGGAGGAGATCTTCGGACCCGTGCTCGGCATCACCACGTTCTCGACCGAGGACGACGCCGTGCGCCTCGCGAACGATACCGAGTACGGGCTCATCTCGTACGTCTTCACGCAGGACCTGGCCCGCGGGCACCGCATGATCGACCGCCTCGCCACCGGCATGATGGGCCTCAACACGGGCCTCGTCTCGAACGCGGCGGCCCCGTTCGGCGGCGTCAAGCAGTCGGGCATCGGCCGCGAGGGCGGCGCCGAGGGCATCCACGAGTACCTCGACACCAAGTACACGCTCATCCCGCTCGGCTGA
- a CDS encoding NAD(P)/FAD-dependent oxidoreductase, which translates to MERIDCDVVIVGAGAAGLTAANRLKAAGRSVVVLEARDRVGGRLWTDDVDGAMLEIGGQWVSPDQDALIETLAELGLETYDRYREGKNVYIDRDGNRTLFEGEMFPVAKRTEDEMVDLIDKLDALVAEIDPDAPWEHPQAKELDEISFAHWLETQTDDDEARLNIGLFIAGAMLTKPDHAFSALQALLMAASAGSFSHLVDADFILDKRVIGGLQQVPILLAEQLGDAVKLGQPVRTVRWGGVDADASAGVTVVTDSLEVHAQRVVLALAPVLYSRISYEPPLPRRQHQLHQHLSMGFVIKVHAVYETPFWREQGLSGTAFSPYELSHEAYDNTNHGDTRGTLVGFVSDEEADGVFTLPAEERKARILESLSHYYGPEALNPVVYYESDWGSEEWTRGAYAASFDMGGLARYGADLRTPVGPISFACSDMAGKGYQHVDGAIRMGRLVADRLIEETRP; encoded by the coding sequence ATGGAACGCATCGACTGCGACGTCGTCATCGTCGGGGCCGGCGCAGCCGGACTCACCGCCGCGAACCGCCTCAAGGCCGCCGGGCGGTCGGTCGTCGTGCTGGAGGCCCGCGACCGCGTCGGCGGCCGGCTCTGGACCGACGACGTCGACGGCGCGATGCTCGAGATCGGCGGCCAGTGGGTCTCGCCCGACCAGGACGCCCTGATCGAGACCCTCGCCGAACTCGGCCTCGAGACGTACGACCGGTACCGCGAGGGCAAGAACGTCTACATCGACCGGGACGGCAACCGCACGCTGTTCGAGGGCGAGATGTTCCCGGTCGCCAAGCGCACCGAGGACGAGATGGTCGACCTCATCGACAAGCTCGACGCACTCGTCGCCGAGATCGACCCGGATGCCCCGTGGGAGCACCCGCAGGCGAAGGAGCTCGACGAGATCTCGTTCGCCCACTGGCTCGAGACGCAGACCGACGACGACGAGGCGCGACTGAACATCGGCCTGTTCATCGCGGGCGCGATGCTCACCAAGCCCGACCACGCGTTCTCGGCCCTGCAGGCGCTGCTCATGGCGGCATCCGCCGGTTCGTTCTCGCACCTCGTCGATGCCGACTTCATCCTCGACAAGCGCGTGATCGGCGGGCTCCAGCAGGTGCCGATCCTGCTCGCCGAGCAGCTCGGCGACGCGGTCAAGCTCGGTCAGCCGGTGCGCACCGTCCGCTGGGGCGGCGTCGACGCGGATGCCTCGGCCGGCGTCACCGTCGTCACCGACTCGCTCGAGGTGCATGCGCAGCGGGTCGTGCTGGCGCTCGCGCCCGTGCTGTACAGCCGCATCTCGTACGAGCCGCCGCTGCCGCGCCGGCAGCACCAGCTGCACCAGCACCTCTCGATGGGCTTCGTCATCAAGGTGCACGCGGTCTACGAGACCCCGTTCTGGCGCGAGCAGGGCCTGTCGGGCACGGCCTTCAGCCCGTACGAGCTGAGCCACGAGGCGTACGACAACACGAACCACGGCGACACCCGCGGCACCCTCGTCGGCTTCGTCTCCGACGAGGAGGCCGACGGCGTCTTCACGCTGCCGGCCGAGGAGCGCAAGGCGCGCATCCTCGAGTCGCTGTCGCACTACTACGGGCCCGAGGCGCTGAACCCCGTCGTCTACTACGAGAGCGACTGGGGCTCGGAGGAGTGGACCCGAGGCGCCTACGCGGCGAGCTTCGACATGGGCGGCCTCGCACGCTACGGCGCCGACCTGCGCACGCCCGTCGGCCCGATCTCGTTCGCCTGCTCCGACATGGCGGGCAAGGGGTACCAGCACGTCGACGGCGCGATCCGCATGGGCCGGCTCGTCGCCGACCGCCTGATCGAGGAGACGCGGCCGTGA
- a CDS encoding iron ABC transporter permease produces the protein MDQAGRTAKAGRERPSTMTIATVVAGAVIVLLLGIPLVVQVITAFRGPFLPFGVSSAQWGVENFQTLWSLREDFWAVLGSTAVFVGGSTVLSLLMAFGLAWVTVRTNAPFRRVISILVIVPFIVPPIVKAQAYLLMLSPESGVLNQLLHLIPGMSGVTIDPFSFATMTFIQSLTNVTFPFLMIVPILTGMDGALEESARVSGASWAQTLRRVTLPMLWPGLLGVTVLTFILGLGSLEVPLLFGQESGKSIFALKLWTLISAGAGELPQYGLAAAWGCIFLVITTIAFVIYLRATRDAERRASISGKGFRPTTMRLGAWRIPVLVAVFVFTLLTAILPLFALLWSAITPYPIAFSFAALAEQTHFTAFGEVLGDGEFWASLGRTLLIAGGSATIACVAATVLAYGIARSRSTPWTRAVDLFASSSVAIPAVIAGFAMFLTFLVINPVIPIAGTIAALVIAYSYRVSIAYRSGYSATLQIRRELEEAAQISGASRFEGFRRIVAPLLMPTVFAVWIQMFILGTNEFTLPAFLATPETRPLSVYMYAMINPRSAQLYAPDQGAAMALIFTLLVFVIGYGLQWAVSLRAIGRARRRSRLADVAAVPGPAGGAAAAAVAAAEAPATDTRSIAAQEQRELSRR, from the coding sequence ATGGACCAGGCAGGACGGACCGCGAAGGCCGGGCGCGAGCGCCCGTCCACGATGACGATCGCGACGGTCGTCGCCGGGGCGGTGATCGTCCTCCTCCTCGGGATCCCGCTGGTCGTGCAGGTGATCACGGCGTTCCGCGGTCCGTTCCTGCCGTTCGGCGTCTCGTCGGCGCAGTGGGGCGTCGAGAACTTCCAGACGCTCTGGAGCCTGCGCGAGGACTTCTGGGCCGTGCTCGGCTCGACGGCGGTCTTCGTCGGCGGCTCGACCGTCCTGTCGCTGCTGATGGCGTTCGGGCTCGCGTGGGTGACCGTGCGGACGAACGCCCCGTTCCGACGGGTGATCTCGATCCTCGTGATCGTGCCGTTCATCGTGCCGCCGATCGTCAAGGCGCAGGCCTACCTGCTGATGCTCTCGCCCGAATCGGGCGTGCTCAACCAGTTGCTGCACCTCATCCCCGGCATGTCCGGGGTCACGATCGACCCGTTCTCGTTCGCCACGATGACCTTCATCCAGTCGCTGACGAACGTCACGTTCCCGTTCCTGATGATCGTGCCGATCCTCACCGGGATGGACGGCGCGCTCGAGGAGTCGGCGCGGGTGTCGGGTGCGTCGTGGGCGCAGACGCTGCGCCGCGTCACGCTGCCGATGCTCTGGCCGGGCCTGCTCGGCGTCACGGTGCTGACCTTCATCCTCGGACTCGGCAGCCTCGAGGTGCCGCTGCTGTTCGGCCAGGAGTCGGGCAAGTCGATCTTCGCGCTGAAGCTGTGGACCCTGATCAGCGCGGGAGCGGGCGAACTGCCGCAGTACGGGCTCGCCGCCGCGTGGGGCTGCATCTTCCTGGTGATCACGACGATCGCGTTCGTGATCTACCTCCGGGCGACGAGGGATGCCGAACGCCGCGCGTCGATCTCGGGCAAGGGGTTCCGGCCGACGACGATGCGGCTCGGCGCCTGGCGGATCCCGGTGCTCGTGGCGGTCTTCGTGTTCACGCTGCTCACCGCGATCCTGCCGCTGTTCGCGCTGCTGTGGTCGGCGATCACGCCCTACCCGATCGCGTTCTCGTTCGCCGCGCTCGCCGAGCAGACGCACTTCACGGCCTTCGGCGAGGTGCTCGGCGACGGCGAGTTCTGGGCGTCGCTGGGCCGCACCCTCCTGATCGCCGGCGGCAGCGCCACGATCGCGTGCGTCGCGGCGACCGTGCTGGCGTACGGCATCGCCCGGAGCCGGTCGACGCCGTGGACTCGGGCGGTCGACCTGTTCGCCTCGTCATCGGTCGCGATCCCCGCGGTGATCGCGGGCTTCGCGATGTTCCTGACGTTCCTGGTGATCAACCCGGTGATCCCGATCGCCGGCACCATCGCCGCGCTCGTCATCGCCTACTCCTATCGGGTGTCGATCGCGTATCGCAGCGGGTACAGCGCGACCCTGCAGATCCGCAGGGAACTGGAGGAGGCCGCCCAGATCAGCGGCGCGAGCCGATTCGAGGGGTTCCGGCGCATCGTCGCGCCGCTGCTCATGCCGACCGTGTTCGCGGTGTGGATCCAGATGTTCATCCTCGGCACCAACGAGTTCACGCTGCCCGCGTTCCTCGCGACCCCCGAGACGCGGCCGCTGTCGGTGTACATGTACGCGATGATCAACCCGCGTTCGGCGCAGCTCTACGCGCCCGACCAGGGCGCGGCGATGGCGCTCATCTTCACCCTGCTCGTCTTCGTCATCGGGTACGGCCTGCAATGGGCGGTCTCGCTGCGGGCGATCGGCCGGGCGCGTCGCCGCTCGCGGCTCGCGGACGTCGCCGCCGTGCCGGGACCGGCCGGGGGTGCTGCTGCAGCCGCCGTGGCGGCGGCCGAGGCGCCGGCGACGGACACCCGCTCGATCGCGGCGCAGGAGCAGCGGGAGCTGTCCCGCCGCTGA
- the gabT gene encoding 4-aminobutyrate--2-oxoglutarate transaminase, with protein MTIVDPAVTGTAATGGPALAQERRLVTAIPGPRSQELIARKAQAVASGVGHTLPVSIVAGGGGVVVDADGNSLIDLGSGIAVTGVGNSNPRVVEAVTAQLNAFTHTCFTIAPYEGYVAVAERLNALTPGDHEKRTALFNSGAEAVENAVKIARHFTKKQAVVAFDHAYHGRTNLTMGLTAKNIPYKSGFGPFAPEVYRAPLSYPFRDGGLSGAEAAARAITQIEKQVGVENLAAIIIEPIQGEGGFIVPAAGFLPALVEWANANGVVFIADEVQTGFSRTGAWFASDHEGIVPDVVVTAKGIAGGLPLSAVTGRADIMDSAMAGGLGGTYGGNPLACAAALAAIEAYEEDGLIGRAKEIGSVLLGRLNALRTADPRIGDVRGRGAMVAIELVDPETGAPDAALTNRIAKYAHEHGVILLTCGTYGNVIRFLPPLTIGDDLLVEGLGVVAEGLKTA; from the coding sequence ATGACCATCGTCGATCCCGCCGTCACCGGCACCGCAGCAACCGGCGGACCCGCGCTCGCGCAGGAGCGCCGCCTCGTCACCGCCATCCCCGGCCCCCGCTCGCAGGAGCTCATCGCCCGCAAGGCGCAGGCCGTGGCATCCGGCGTCGGACACACGCTGCCCGTCTCGATCGTCGCGGGCGGCGGGGGCGTCGTCGTCGACGCCGACGGCAACTCGCTGATCGACCTCGGCTCGGGCATCGCCGTCACCGGCGTCGGCAACTCGAACCCGCGCGTCGTCGAGGCCGTCACCGCCCAGCTGAACGCCTTCACCCACACGTGCTTCACCATCGCGCCCTACGAGGGCTACGTCGCCGTCGCCGAGCGCCTCAACGCGCTCACCCCCGGCGACCACGAGAAGCGCACCGCCCTGTTCAACTCGGGCGCCGAAGCCGTCGAGAACGCCGTCAAGATCGCCCGCCACTTCACGAAGAAGCAGGCCGTCGTCGCGTTCGACCACGCCTACCACGGCCGCACGAACCTCACCATGGGCCTCACCGCGAAGAACATCCCGTACAAGAGCGGCTTCGGCCCGTTCGCACCCGAGGTCTACCGTGCGCCCCTCTCGTACCCGTTCCGCGACGGCGGCCTGTCGGGCGCCGAGGCCGCGGCCCGCGCGATCACCCAGATCGAGAAGCAGGTCGGCGTCGAGAACCTCGCCGCGATCATCATCGAGCCCATCCAGGGCGAGGGCGGCTTCATCGTGCCCGCCGCCGGCTTCCTGCCTGCCCTCGTCGAGTGGGCGAACGCCAACGGCGTCGTCTTCATCGCCGACGAGGTGCAGACCGGCTTCAGTCGCACGGGCGCCTGGTTCGCGAGCGACCACGAGGGCATCGTGCCCGACGTCGTCGTCACCGCGAAGGGCATCGCCGGCGGCCTGCCGCTGTCGGCCGTGACCGGCCGCGCCGACATCATGGACTCCGCGATGGCCGGCGGCCTCGGCGGCACCTACGGCGGCAACCCGCTCGCGTGCGCCGCGGCGCTCGCCGCGATCGAGGCGTACGAGGAGGACGGCCTGATCGGCCGTGCGAAGGAGATCGGCTCCGTGCTGCTCGGCCGCCTCAACGCCCTGCGCACCGCCGACCCGCGCATCGGCGACGTCCGCGGCCGCGGCGCCATGGTCGCCATCGAGCTCGTCGACCCCGAGACCGGCGCCCCCGACGCTGCGCTCACGAACCGCATCGCGAAGTACGCGCACGAGCACGGCGTGATCCTGCTCACCTGCGGCACGTACGGCAACGTCATCCGCTTCCTGCCGCCGCTCACCATCGGCGACGACCTGCTCGTCGAGGGCCTCGGCGTCGTCGCGGAGGGGCTGAAGACCGCATGA